A stretch of Cynocephalus volans isolate mCynVol1 chromosome 9, mCynVol1.pri, whole genome shotgun sequence DNA encodes these proteins:
- the SHISA3 gene encoding protein shisa-3 homolog: MGALLALCLFLGWLRWGPAGAQQSGEYCHGWVDVQGNYHEGFQCPEDFDTLDATICCGSCALRYCCAAADARLEQGGCTNDRGELEHPGITAQPVYVPFLIVGSIFIAFIILGSLVAIYCCTCLRPKEPSQQPIRFSLRSYQTETLPMILTSTSLRAPSRQSSTATSSSSTGGSIRRFSFARAEPGCLVPSSPPPYTTGHPIHLSQPSGFLVSPQYFAYPLQQEPPLPGKSCPDFSSS, from the exons ATGGGGGCGCTGCTGGCGCTCTGCCTCTTCCTGGGCTGGCTGCGCTGGGGCCCGGCGGGCGCCCAGCAGTCCGGGGAGTACTGCCACGGCTGGGTGGACGTGCAGGGCAACTACCACGAGGGCTTCCAGTGCCCGGAGGACTTCGACACGCTGGACGCCACCATCTGCTGCGGCTCCTGCGCGCTCCGTTATTGCTGCGCCGCGGCCGACGCCAGGCTGGAGCAGGGAGGCTGCACCAACGACCGCGGCGAGCTGGAGCACCCGGGCATCACGGCGC AGCCAGTCTACGTCCCATTCCTGATCGTCGGCTCCATCTTCATTGCGTTCATCATCCTGGGCTCTTTAGTGGCTATTTATTGTTGCACCTGCTTGAGACCCAAGGAGCCCTCACAGCAGCCAATCCGTTTCTCGCTCCGCAGCTATCAGACAGAGACCCTGCCCATGATCTTGACCTCCACGAGCCTCAGGGCACCTTCCAGGCAGTCCAGCACGGccaccagctccagctccacaGGCGGCTCCATCCGCAGGTTCTCTTTTGCCAGGGCTGAGCCAGGCTGCCTGGTGCCCTCATCGCCCCCGCCTTACACCACAGGCCACCCAATCCACCTGTCCCAGCCGTCTGGTTTCCTGGTGTCACCCCAATATTTTGCTTACCCCCTCCAGCAGGAACCCCCACTGCCCGGGAAGAGCTGTCCGGACTTCAGTTCCAGTTGA